Genomic segment of Peribacillus frigoritolerans:
ATTTCTTTCACCTGATTCAACCGCCTTTTTGGCCTTCAATAAACTTTGGTACAGCTCTTTAGCCTCCAAGCGCTCCTGATCTGATAGGTTCACATTTCGCGAGCTCTTCGCTAACCCATCTTCTTCACGTACGGTATCTACAGCGATAAGCTGGATAGGGAAATTAAAGTCTTTGATCAGTCCATCTATCACGGCGACTTGCTGGGCATCCTTCTTACCAAAGTAAGCTCTATCAGGAAGAATGATATTGAAGAATTTCGTTAAGACTGTCGCAACACCATCAAAGTGTCCAGGCCTTTGTCTGCCGCATAAAACATCCGTCCTGCTTTGGACAGCAACTTTTACAGATGGTTCTTCACCGTACATTTCGTGGACTGTTGGATAGAAGAGATAATCAACTCCGCCATTGGCTGCGACTTTTTCATCCCGTTCCAAATCCCGCGGATATGTTTCAAAATCCTCATTGGGTCCAAATTGCGTCGGATTGACAAAAATACTCAATACCACAATGTCATTTTCTTTGCGCGCCTTTTCTAAAAGGGTTGCATGCCCCTCATGTAAAAACCCCATTGTCGCTACATAGCCAATGCTTTTGTTATTGTTTTTTTCCTCTCTAAGTGCCAATTGCAATTCAGCTGCTGATGTAAATGTTTTCATCTTTTCCCTCCGTAAAGTTCAGAAAGCTGCTCTTCCTTCATCGTGAATGTATGTTTCTCCGACGGAAAAACTTTAGATTTCACTTCATTCACGAAGCTTGTAATCGATTGGCCAATCAGTTCATTTGCATCTCCATAAACTTTTACGAATTTCGCCAGCCGGTCTACGCCATACTTGATGACATCATGGTAAACGAGGACTTGACCATCCGTTTCAGCACCTGCCCCAATTCCAATGGTTGGAATGTCAAGGTTCCGTGTGACGAGTTCTCCCACTTGATATGGAACACATTCTAAGACTACTAGCATCGCCCCCGCAGCTTCACACTTTTTCGCATCTTCCAAGAGCTGTGCTGCACTTTCGGCATCTTTTCCTTGCACTTTATATCCGCCCAGAACGCCGACTGATTGAGGAGTCAAGCCAAGATGGGCTACAACCGGGATGCCCGCCTTGGTCAATGCTGATATTTTTTCAACAACATCATCCGCTCCCTCAAGCTTCACGGCATCCGCATGACCTTCCTGCATGATCCGGGCTGCATTCTTGAGTGTTTCATCCATAGAAAGGTGATAGCTCATAAATGGCATATCCGTCACGACAAATGTATTTGGTGCCCCGCGTTTTACTGCCTTTGTATGATGGATCATGTCATTCACCGTAACTGGAATCGTTGACTCATATCCCAATACGACCATTCCTAAAGAATCTCCGACTAAAATCATGTCTACACCTGATTGTTCGGCTAACTTTGCTGACGGGTAATCATAAGCCGTCAGCATGACAATTTTCTCTTGATTTTGTTTCATTTTCAAAAAATCTCCGGACAATTTCATTACGTTTCCTCCTTTTAATGGAGGAGATGAAAACATCAGCGAAAACTGGTGTCTATACATTCATGCGCAAAAAAAGGACTGACTAAAAAAGTATCTGTTTTGCTACGAAAAATGGCATGAAAAGCCACAATTCGATCAATAAACAGCACTTAGCTTTTTAGTCAATCCCTTTGTTTCATCAGAAGTTTCATCCCTCCGTCCCAGTCCAGTTCTCTGGATCAAGGCAGATTTTCAAATAATTTGGTATTTATGGGGGTGCAGTTCACATGAGATACTGCCCACTTGCATTATATCAAGCCAAATTGAATATTTCTATTTAATTTTCACGAATTTGACAAAAATCTACTGAATTTCAATATCTGCAGAATATATCGAATGTACGGTTCCGTTGCCGTCTTCAAGAAGTAAGACGCCTGAATCCGTTATGCCCAATGCTTTTCCGACAATCGTGTCATTAACGGT
This window contains:
- the panB gene encoding 3-methyl-2-oxobutanoate hydroxymethyltransferase, which encodes MKLSGDFLKMKQNQEKIVMLTAYDYPSAKLAEQSGVDMILVGDSLGMVVLGYESTIPVTVNDMIHHTKAVKRGAPNTFVVTDMPFMSYHLSMDETLKNAARIMQEGHADAVKLEGADDVVEKISALTKAGIPVVAHLGLTPQSVGVLGGYKVQGKDAESAAQLLEDAKKCEAAGAMLVVLECVPYQVGELVTRNLDIPTIGIGAGAETDGQVLVYHDVIKYGVDRLAKFVKVYGDANELIGQSITSFVNEVKSKVFPSEKHTFTMKEEQLSELYGGKR
- the panC gene encoding pantoate--beta-alanine ligase, which encodes MKTFTSAAELQLALREEKNNNKSIGYVATMGFLHEGHATLLEKARKENDIVVLSIFVNPTQFGPNEDFETYPRDLERDEKVAANGGVDYLFYPTVHEMYGEEPSVKVAVQSRTDVLCGRQRPGHFDGVATVLTKFFNIILPDRAYFGKKDAQQVAVIDGLIKDFNFPIQLIAVDTVREEDGLAKSSRNVNLSDQERLEAKELYQSLLKAKKAVESGERNAATVTALVSEHIGAHTSGVIDYIEVYQYPELKPLESLAGNIIIAMAVKFKHARLIDNITLYVE